TCTGTAGAGTTGGAACTAATCTCAAGAAATCAAAAGGAGCTCGAGTATTTAAGTAACAAGCTTAGTAAGCAGCTGAACCATCACATTTCTACGCTTTGTTTTACCGTTACAGTGGAATTCGAAATCAGTTTTAACTCTAAACTCTTCCGATTTCATTCCCGGACCCTAAGTGGAGACACACTAATCTAATTTTGGCTCTTCCCCTATCAATCCATGTAGGGCTGTATTGTATTCACTGGTAACCACAATGAGTCATTATTAAAGTACCGTAATTTCTTGTATAAACCGATGGAATCCATCGTGCAAACAGATCAAACAAAAAGAGGATCCTATCAATCTGGCAAGATCTTTCATTCTCATATCTTTGTCACGCGCAGCCTTCGCCCACACTCTTTTGCATCCAAAAGAAGGCTGCAGTGATGCCATAGAGAACTTAACCTGGTACGCAACTTGTTTCCCTCAAGCTTTGGCTTCTGTAAACCACTGCGATTCTCATTTGTTACCAAGTCCGAAGGAAACTCGGTACTTAGGGAAGCTATGGACCCTCCCAGTACTGCAATCGTACTGTAGAGATGACACAGAGCCCATATCATGACGATTTCCTCTCCCAGCCCGAAGAGCCTGCAACTTGGGAAAACAACTCACAGTCCGCTCCAACAGCTGGTTGTTTCATCCAAGTGCTTGATTTTGAGGTTATTGGTTTGTTAGACAAGTGGTTCAGTAAATCCCGGATGCAACCAACCCGGGTGcaaatatatatatctaacAACTGTGTGGCCTATCACCACAATCAACCTCAACACTCTGAGGTGACAAATCATGTAAACATATTCTATCCTTGCTGAGCATCTCCATATCCGGCTTCTTGTTGGACATCACAACAACATGTACTCTGCTAACATCAACGACCTGTTCCGGTCGGTACTTCGTAGACGCGATCAACCGATTCTTAACTTCTTCCACAAGCGAGTAGACACCAGAATACTCCACTCCTTGCACATAGCGAGGAATATCAACGACCATATTCTTGGTCATTCCTTGCTGAGTATACTGATCTTTCATATCAGCTGCCGCACCGGCATTGACCATAACCCAGCCTTTCTTCATAAGACACTTGACAAATGTAGATTTGCCCTCATTACCCTCGGGCCCGTACACCCAGTGGATCGTACGATCATCAGGGGCTTCTTCAAGCTCTTTGCATAATTGGATCTGCCAAGGgcgatccatcttccgcaAATCATATTCATCGTGCTCGACGAACTCTTGCCGTAGGCGTTTGGCTTCGATCCTAACAGCAAGATCAGGATCACGTAACTGAAAAGATTCAGGGTCTTCGTCGTACTCAGCTTCAAGAGTCGCACGCTTCCGCTTCTTCGATCCTCTGGTGACACTAGTTAAGTCTCCGGGTCGGGGCAGTTGAACTGGCTCTTTCTGTCAGTCGCTGCGAC
The nucleotide sequence above comes from Penicillium digitatum chromosome 1, complete sequence. Encoded proteins:
- a CDS encoding Para-Rep C2, with the protein product MVAFVKFRLDRNVQLPRPGDLTSVTRGSKKRKRATLEAEIEAKRLRQEFVEHDEYDLRKMDRPWQIQLCKELEEAPDDRTIHWVYGPEGNEGKSTFVKCLMKKGWVMVNAGAAADMKDQYTQQGMTKNMVVDIPRYVQGVEYSGVYSLVEEVKNRLIASTKYRPEQVVDVSRVHVVVMSNKKPDMEMLSKDRICLHDLSPQSVEVDCGDRPHSC